The Oryzias melastigma strain HK-1 linkage group LG3, ASM292280v2, whole genome shotgun sequence genome contains a region encoding:
- the tmem41b gene encoding transmembrane protein 41B, giving the protein MARKRRERSDMDGLSPTQDEVKSNDSDSQLLKAQEREGGSARMSLLILVSIFACSASVMYLVYKNFPELPDDEMEKIKIPKDMDDAKALGTVLSKYKDTYYTQVLVAYFATYVFLQTFAIPGSIFLSILSGYLYPFPLALFLVCLCSGLGASFCYMLSYLVGRPVVYKYLTEKAQKWSQQVDKHRDHLINYIIFLRITPFLPNWFINITSPVINVPLGVFFIGTFIGVAPPSFVAINAGTTLYKLTTAGEAVSWNSLAVLGVLAVLSILPVCFQKKLQQKLE; this is encoded by the exons atggcaagaaaaaggagagaaagaaGCGACATGGACGGGTTGTCTCCGACTCAGGACGAGGTGAAGTCTAACGACAGTGACTCGCAGCTTTTGAAAG CTCAAGAAAGAGAAGGAGGCTCAGCACGCATGTCTCTTCTTATTTTGGTGTCAATATTTGCCTGCTCTGCATCAGTCATGTACCTGGTCTACAAGAACTTCCCAGAGCTTCCAGA TGATGAAATGGAGAAAATCAAGATCCCTAAAGACATGGATGATGCCAAAGCATTGGGGACTGTGTTGTCCAAATACAAAGACACATACTACACCCAGGTGTTGGTGGCTTACTTTGCTACCTACGTTTT CCTCCAGACGTTTGCTATCCCCGGATCAATCTTCCTCAGCATCCTGTCGGGCTACCTTTACCCTTTCCCCTTGGCACTTTTCTTAGTCTGTTTG TGCTCGGGCCTCGGAGCTTCCTTCTGTTACATGCTGTCTTATCTAGTGGGCAGACCTGTGGTCTACAAGTATCTCACTGAAAAAGCACAGAAATGGTCCCAGCAG GTTGACAAACATAGAGATCATTTAATCAATTACATCATCTTCTTGAGAATAACTCCCTTTCTTCCCAACTGGTTCATCAACATCACCTCACCTGTCATCAATGTTCCTTTGGGAGTTTTCTTCATTGGCACCTTTAttg GAGTGGCACCGCCATCCTTTGTAGCGATCAACGCCGGTACAACGCTGTACAAACTGACCACAGCTGGCGAGGCCGTGTCCTGGAACTCCCTGGCCGTGCTTGGCGTGCTCGCCGTCCTCTCCATCTTGCCCGTCTGCTTCcagaaaaagctgcagcagaaactaGAGTAG
- the mrps12 gene encoding 28S ribosomal protein S12, mitochondrial: MWSLLSLRPALTQVSQLASAWTSPLLCRTMATLNQMHRQGKPKPRPKSLGATFGRPQLKAVVLKTMIRKPKKPNSANRKCARVRLSNGKEAVVFIPGEGHNLQEHNVVLVQGGRTQDLPGVKLTVVRGKYDCAHVVKKKQ; encoded by the exons ATGTGGTCATTGTTGAGCCTGAGACCAGCGCTGACACAAG TGTCCCAGCTGGCCTCAGCCTGGACCAGCCCCCTCCTCTGCAGAACCATGGCAACGCTCAACCAGATGCACCGGCAGGGAAAGCCCAAGCCTCGGCCTAAGTCCTTGGGCGCCACATTTGGTCGTCCCCAACTCAAAGCCGTGGTCTTGAAGACCATGATCCGCAAGCCCAAGAAGCCCAACTCTGCTAACAGGAAATGCGCCAGGGTGCGGCTGTCCAACGGAAAGGAGGCGGTGGTGTTCATTCCTGGTGAGGGACACAACCTGCAGGAGCATAACGTGGTGCTGGTGCAGGGAGGGCGGACACAGGACCTGCCCGGGGTCAAGCTCACTGTGGTGCGCGGCAAATACGACTGTGCGCACGTGGTGAAGAAGAAGCAGTAG